One window from the genome of Rhinolophus ferrumequinum isolate MPI-CBG mRhiFer1 chromosome 10, mRhiFer1_v1.p, whole genome shotgun sequence encodes:
- the LOC117028692 gene encoding apolipoprotein L2-like produces MEFLLEPSSTEKLLKEEDWERYVAEAGFSREEAEALYEVFTQWKRGMATLRQDQLDRESFLRAFPQVRQELEERIGKLRTLADQVDKVHRDCTIAQVVASSTGAVSGILTILGLSLAPVTAGASLVLSATGMGLGMAAAVTSVSTSIVERSNSSSAKAKASHLMSTDSNKEKVAVEILQHSSPKVASLTSRSVGSVQGIVKNVKALKLVKAKPLLAAEAKSFMNGGAMSVRSAEKVEKAFGGTVLAMTKGAKIAGMATAGFGLLLDVISLVESSKHLHEGAKAESSEELRQQAQELETQLETLSKIHKILQEA; encoded by the exons ATGGAGTTTTTACTGGAACCATCGAGCACTGAGAAATTGCTGAAAGAAGAAGATTGGGAGAGATATGTAGCTGAGGCCGGATTTTCCAG ggaggaggcagaagcACTATATGAAGTCTTCACACAGTGGAAAAGAGGCATGGCCACGCTGCGACAAGACCAGCTGGACAGGGAGAGTTTTCTGCGTGCGTTTCCGCAGGTGAGACAGGAGCTTGAGGAGCGCATAGGAAAGCTCCGCACACTTGCAGACCAGGTTGACAAGGTCCACAGAGACTGTACCATCGCCCAGGTGGTGGCCAGCTCCACTGGCGCTGTGTCTGGCATCCTGACCATCCTTGGCTTGTCTCTGGCCCCCGTGACAGCAGGGGCCAGTCTGGTGCTTTCGGCAACTGGGATGGGACTGGGGATGGCAGCTGCTGTGACCAGTGTGTCCACCAGCATCGTGGAACGTTCAAACAGCTCATCAGCAAAAGCCAAAGCCAGTCACCTCATGTCTACTGACAGCAACAAAGAGAAGGTGGCTGTGGAGATTCTACAACACAGCTCACCCAAAGTTGCTTCCTTAACAAGTCGTTCTGTTGGATCAGTGCAGGGCATTGTGAAGAATGTCAAAGCCTTGAAGCTGGTCAAAGCCAAGCCTCTCTTAGCCGCCGAGGCCAAGTCCTTCATGAACGGAGGGGCAATGTCAGTCAGAAGCGCCGAGAAGGTAGAGAAAGCTTTTGGGGGTACTGTTCTGGCAATGACCAAAGGCGCCAAGATCGCGGGTATGGCCACTGCTGGTTTTGGCCTTCTGCTAGATGTGATCAGCCTCGTGGAATCGTCAAAACACTTACATGAGGGGGCAAAGGCAGAGTCGTCTGAAGAGCTGAGGCAGCAGGCCCAGGAGCTGGAGACACAGTTGGAGACTCTCTCCAAGATCCACAAGATTCTGCAGGAGGCCTGA